In Rhodothermales bacterium, the sequence GTCCAGAAGTACCCGTGTCGGTCCTGGACCCACTCGAAGTAGGAGACCGTGACCCCGCCGGCGTTGGCGAGGATGTCCGGGATGACCATGACGCCGTTGGCGTTCAGGATGTCGTCGGCGGCCGGGAGCGTGGGGCCGTTGGCACCTTCGGCGATGATCTTCGCCCGAATGCGGCCGGCGTTTTCGACGGTAATCTGATCTTCCTTTGCGGCCGGCACTAGGACATCCACATCCAGGGTAAGCAACGTGTCATTGGAGATCGGCTCGGCGCCGCTATACCCTTCGAGTGAGTTTTTGTTGGCTTTCGAGTACTCGATCATGGCCGGGATATCCAGGCCGGCGGCGTTGTAATAGCCGCCCGAAACGTCGCTCACGGCGACGATCTTACAACCCTGTTCGCGCAGCAATTTTGCGGCGATAGAGCCCACGTTGCCGAAGCCCTGCACGGCCACCGAGCACTCGGAGGAGCGAAGATTGAGGCGCTCCATCGCGGCCAGCGTCACGGTCATCACCCCGCGTCCCGTAGCTTCGATGCGTCCGAGGGACCCACCGAGCACGATCGGTTTCCCGGTCACGACGGCGTTGTCCGTGCGGCGGACGTGCATGGCGTAGGTGTCGAGAATCCAGGCCATGATCTGCTCGTTGGTGTTCATGTCCGGCGCCGGAATATCCCGATCGGGGCCAAAAACGTCGATCATGCTAGCGGTATAGCGGCGGGTGAGGCGCTCGAGTTCGCCCGGGCTCATCTCGCGCGGGTTACAGATCACGCCCCCTTTGGCACCGCCGAACGGGACATTGACCACCGCGCATTTCCACGTCATCCACGCGGCCAGTGCTTTGATTTCCTCCAGGTTCACGTCGGGCGCGTACCGAAGGCCGCCCTTGCTCGGGCCCAGGATTTCATTATGGATCACTCGGTAACCCTCGAACACCTTCAGCTGACCGTTGTCCATCATCACGGGATTCGACGTGATGTGGATGCGTGTCGGGGAACACAGGTATTCGTAAAAACCATCCTCGAGGTTCAGGATATCGGCGGCGACATCGAATCGCTTCTTCATCGACTCGAAGGGATTCTCATGGTCCCGTATCGGGGCCGGTTCTCTGTAGACTGAGTTTGCGTAAACCGCTTTTTTACTGGACATGTTCAAACGCCCTGGGAAGATCTATCGTGGAAGAAGGCTTGCGGCCATATCCAACTTGGAAGCGCTTTCGGGGCTCCCCGTTTCACCCCATTAACGGGTACGGAGGCGACGCGTTTGCCGGGGATATGGCGCGAGAACATTACGTAGGATGCACAAACAGCTTCGTTCAACCGAATGAAGGGGTCCGTGCCGGGTGCCGTAGCCATGCCATCAAAGATGAAATCGTGGATTAACCGTTGGTATCGGCTGACGCGATGTATCTTCTAGACGTGCTGCGGGGTCGTATCAAAGAAAGTAACGACGAAGAACAGGTGGCTATGCGCAGTCAATACGCATGGAAAGGCCGGCGGATCGGGGATAGATATCAAGAATATGGAAAATTTTTCGCGCCTCTCGGAGCGCAGGCGTAAGGAGATCGCCACGCTCCAGCGCAAAAAGGGGCGGATGGATCTGGGGCAGGCCCTGGTAGAGGGATGGCGCGGGGTAACCTCCGCGCTCGACGCCGGCGTGCCCGTGATCGACCTACTCGCGGCGACCGGCTCTGAAGAGGATCCCCGCCTGCCGGCCCTCGTCCGGCGCGCAGGGCGCGAGGCCATTATCCTGCCGGACCACGTATTCGCCCGGCTTTCCGATGTCGATACGGCCCAGGGCATCCTCGCCGTGGTGCCCATCCGGCATCTGGCGATCAGGGACCTGGTGGATATGCGGCGGGTGATCGTGCTGGATGGCGTCCAGGATCCTGGTAACGCCGGCACGATCATCCGAACGGCCGGCTGGTTCGGTATGGACGCCGTGGTAGCCGGTCCGGGCTCGGCCGATCCCTACCACCCGAAGGTCGTCCGCGCGACCATGGGCGGGCTGTGGGACGTGGGAATCGCGGAGGTAGATGACCTCGTCGGCACCCTCGCGGCGTTGACGGCGGCGGGCTTCGCGTGTGTCGGGGCAGACCTTCATGGGGAAGCACTGGCCGGCTGGATCCCTGCCGAACGAACGGCGCTGGTGCTGGGGAGCGAATCCCATGGACTCTCGGAAACCACGCTGCAGGCGCTCACCCACCGTGTCGCGATCGCTGGTGCCCCCGATCGCCGCGGCACGGAGTCGCTCAACGTCGCCGTTGCGGCCGGCATTATGTTGTATGAATGGATTAAAAAATCAACGAGTAACGATTAAAAAATAAAACGATATAGGTTAACTTTTCCTTCAAGTGAAGGGAAATTCAATCGTTGGTCTTCAATTCTTAATATTTCGATGGTAACATCAACACCAGGCCGGTGAGGGCCATCAGCGCCTCGCGCATTTTTTCCATGGCGCGTTTGACTTGCATCTTGATCGCGGCCTCGGTGGTGTCGACGATCGTCGCGATCTCCTCGTAGCGATACCCGTACGCTTTGAGTTCGATGATCTGGCGGGCCCGGGGGGAGAGGGAGGCGAGGGCGCGCTCGAGGTCGATTCCGGCGCCTTCCTGAGGCGGGGCGCCGGAGTCGCGTGGAGATTCGTCGGGATCGAACAGGTTTTCTTTCGTCCGATAACGCCCTCGATACAGGTCCTGCAGTTCGAACAGGGCGGCTTTCATCGCGAAGGCCTTGAGGCTGCCGGCCTCTTTGAGGTCTTTTAAGCCGTGATGGACGCGCAGGAGCGTGTTCTGGACGAGGTCGTCGATTTCCGTTCGCGGGCCGATGCGCTTAATAAAGAACCCGCGCAGGATGGGCTCCAGATGGTGCAGCAGGCGCTCCAGCGCTTTGGCGTTGCCCTGTCGGGCCTGCTCCACAAGGTTGGTATCGAACGCGTTCGATGGCGGCATGTCCGAAGATACGGGTCCACGCCGTTCGACGCGCTACCGACCGTGCGTGAATCTTGGATTCTCCATCCACGCAG encodes:
- a CDS encoding Glu/Leu/Phe/Val dehydrogenase is translated as MKKRFDVAADILNLEDGFYEYLCSPTRIHITSNPVMMDNGQLKVFEGYRVIHNEILGPSKGGLRYAPDVNLEEIKALAAWMTWKCAVVNVPFGGAKGGVICNPREMSPGELERLTRRYTASMIDVFGPDRDIPAPDMNTNEQIMAWILDTYAMHVRRTDNAVVTGKPIVLGGSLGRIEATGRGVMTVTLAAMERLNLRSSECSVAVQGFGNVGSIAAKLLREQGCKIVAVSDVSGGYYNAAGLDIPAMIEYSKANKNSLEGYSGAEPISNDTLLTLDVDVLVPAAKEDQITVENAGRIRAKIIAEGANGPTLPAADDILNANGVMVIPDILANAGGVTVSYFEWVQDRHGYFWTLDRVNRRLDRMMRTAFDTVYDAGQNYSVSLRIGAYVLAVDKVARALRLRGIYA
- a CDS encoding RNA methyltransferase, with product MENFSRLSERRRKEIATLQRKKGRMDLGQALVEGWRGVTSALDAGVPVIDLLAATGSEEDPRLPALVRRAGREAIILPDHVFARLSDVDTAQGILAVVPIRHLAIRDLVDMRRVIVLDGVQDPGNAGTIIRTAGWFGMDAVVAGPGSADPYHPKVVRATMGGLWDVGIAEVDDLVGTLAALTAAGFACVGADLHGEALAGWIPAERTALVLGSESHGLSETTLQALTHRVAIAGAPDRRGTESLNVAVAAGIMLYEWIKKSTSND
- a CDS encoding RNA polymerase sigma factor, coding for MPPSNAFDTNLVEQARQGNAKALERLLHHLEPILRGFFIKRIGPRTEIDDLVQNTLLRVHHGLKDLKEAGSLKAFAMKAALFELQDLYRGRYRTKENLFDPDESPRDSGAPPQEGAGIDLERALASLSPRARQIIELKAYGYRYEEIATIVDTTEAAIKMQVKRAMEKMREALMALTGLVLMLPSKY